The window CAGTATTATGACCAAACAAGACCACACCCAGTCCAGATTTTATTGGAATCTATAGAGTAGCAAACTAATTTTATGCtgttaaaatgaaaagtattccatatagtttaatatttattgGTCACAACAATTACAAATTAAACAGAACAGAGCGGAAAGCAGGAAGTGACAATTCTGCAACCCTTGAGAATCTAATGGCCGCTCAATGGTACTTCCTCCAGCGATCATGCTCTGGAATTAAacaaatgaattattatttttacagaatTTAATAATGAGTGAACATTTCTGTGAAAACAAATCAACATTAGTCTTACTGATGTGGTCATATTCCCACAGATAGCTGAGGGCTACGTATCCAGCGAGTAGCATCGCCACGCCGCCAATGCCTCCTTTCTTTACGTTGATGTACTTGTTGTAGTATCTGTCGTGGCCTAATGAaaaagggttgaataaatatgtgcactaggcctgtcacgataattactacatcgttcaaaaacatgattaaactaTTTTAGGGCTCAATAATTATCGTGGTTGTCGGTTACTGTATTACAATGAGATGTAATTTatgtaatttatgtatttattgcagttcatgtttttaacaatcgtgtacatttagaatactttaaGGATGATTCTGCTTCatggtttagtttcatttgcaTCGATTATTGTCTAGATTTCAGCAATATATGGCGATTCTGagtgtgtgattgtgacaggcctagtgtgCACCACCATAAAGTCTACACCACCATGAAGAAACGAGCTTTAACAAACCCCCACCTCTGCGGAGGGATGCGATGATTCCATTAGGAGTGAAGTCTCGACCTCCAACCCAGGTCCCCAGTTCACCGAGCTTCACATCCATCAGCCGCTTCTCCACGATGGGAACTGTCACAGAAAAAGACCAAAGTTAGAGCCGTGATGAGGACACAGTCCAAGAACATAAAAGAAGACAGTCCAGAGACGAGACAAGGGTCCAGAGACGAGACAACGGTCCAGAGACAAACGAGACAACGGTCCAGAGACAAGACAACAGTCCAGAGACAAGCGAGACAACGGTCCAGAGACAAACGAGACAACGGTCCAGAGACAAACGAGACAACGGTCCAGAGACAAACGAGACAACGGTCCAGAGACAAACGAGACAACGGTCCAGAGACAAACGAGACAACGGTCCAGAGACAAACGAGACAACGGTCCAGAGACGAGACAACAGTCCAGAGACAAACAAGACAACGGTCCAGAGACGAGACGACGGTCCAGAGACAAGACAACAGTCCAGAGACGAGACAACAGTCCAGAGACGAGACAACGGTCCAGAGACAACAGAACttgacacaagaaacacaaaccaAACTATAGTTGAGGACAAACTGGATCTAAAAATAAAGCAAACTGCAAAACTGAACTACATAACTCCTCAGCTCAATGATCTGGTGTTAATCAAATGAGAAAATGTGTCGTTATTTACATTTAGCAGCTCAGAACAAACTGTTTAAtctgcattagcattagcactgaacatgctaatgctaaagctaatgaaATATGAATCAAATCACTGCAACATGAaggagaaacaaacacaaccagGACTGAGCAGAAGGACAAAGTGACACATAAACTCTGAATATAAAGttgagtcagatctgtgcagatcTGTCAATGACACCGTGAGTCCTTGAGACTCGTTCATCACAAGTTTAACTGagtctttaaataaaacacgACACGAGtctcacatgagacacattaaacctgtttaaacaaacaccacaaacaaagagacacaaacaaacacaatgaGGACATTTTCTTCAAAGGACACGCTCAAATACCTGGTTTTTCCGCCATCTTGACTGGATCCAAGAGCGagaagcaaaggatcatgggaaaAAGACAAAGGCATCATGGGAGCTTAAATTTAGCCCATCAtctgtccaccagggggcagcagCTGAAGCCCCTCAGAGTCACTCCTCAGCCTCAAATAATCATGTTTATAACAGTAGATTATTGTATAAATCATATCTTTTCACAcaggtttttctttttatcCATGAGACCAAAGAGGTGAAGGATAaacagataaagagagagagagtttacaGCTTGGGGCACATCATATATTTAGTTAGTTCCAGTCTGTCCTGACTATAACAGGCTGAAATGATGTCTTTTGGCCCTGCATTAGAGACAGTGAATAAGGACGAGCCTGGAGCCCCTGAGGGACTGAGGGACTGAGGGACTGAGCTGGACATGACCTGAGCTGGACATGACCTGAGCTGGACATGACCTGAGCTGGACATGACCTGAGCTGGGCATGGCCTGAGCTGGACATGACCTGAGCCTGTTTCAGATCTCCTGACTTCACTACATCACCACTGTCCAGGACCTGTGTCTCATAGTTCTGCTCCCTGTGTTTACAGCAGAGAGCGACGAGGctcctgttttattctaatGTCTCTCACTCATGTGTCGTGTAAGTTTATACAGATCTAATCATCTCATTCCCTCTGAATAATCTTAACCTACTGCAAACTGCCTGTGTGTAACTCACTCAGTGAATACTCCTACAAGtcttgaaaatatatttttgactgTTATTATCTGTGTAAATCTAAGATAATACATAATCTTTAGAATAAATCTCAACTCATCTCTGGTGAGGCGGCAGGATCTTCAACAGACTATGGAACATCTTGAGAACGAGAAAAACTCACTTAAAATTTGGTAGTGGATTTGATGTTGTAACTTGCAAAACTGAACAAACCTGTGACTGTACGAGGAAAACACTGGTACTACACAGTCCACACactgtgtgggtgtgtatgtgtgtgtcggtgtgtgggtgtgtgtgtgtgtgtgtctgtgtctctgtgggggtgtgtctgtgtgtgtgtctgtgtgtctgtgtgggggtgggtgtgtgtgtgtgtctgtgtgtgtgttaatttAAAAGACAGGAGATAAATATGTGTACatgtatctatctctatctcttgCTGATAACTATTTTaaggctgatttattcttaattacaaaaacaatggcCAAGTTGTTgatataatttgttgttttgtttcttaacgattatccagtcagagcagaatgagcctcacgttTGATGAGTTGCTCATTTCAGCCCAGAAATGCAGCAgttttctctgatctgaatcttcACTATATAAACCTCATCCACCTGACGTCGATCATCACTcggctcctctgctgctctgagaATGAAAACATGTGTCGTCTTGATGCAGGTTAAGGCCAAGACACTGTCAGCCCAGGTTCAGCTGTGATTATAAACATAGAGAAGaaataccttttttaaaactataagAGGCTACATTCCTTTAATCAGGCGAGAAACTCAGTCCAAACGTCaatgtgttttgtcttttgatgctttatttttgtatttattgtgtcTTTCCATTACAGTTCATTTATATTGTTCATAACTGTTCATCTAAAAGGATAAAAGTGCAGGACTTTTCTTCTACTTTTGGTTCTTTTCACAGTGAGTCCTTGACAGACATGATCAGATTTTACACCAAAATCATGGAGCTGAAGCCAAAGTATTTAGTCATCTGCTCCTGTTCTTGTACTTTACACATGTGGAGTGTTGTTGAGTGTTGTTTTGGGTCAAGATCACACTCTGTAGGTGACACATTTACAGCTCTTTATTTCAGATTCAGGGCACATCATGTCGTTTGACCTGTGAGGGTTTTACCAGCTACAGTGAGGAAATCTAATTTATGGAGTAAACCTACAGGCAGAATTGACCTAGATGTCAAGttgttctggttgtttattAGCTCTGTTTGTTCGGTGTAAAGTTGCCTTTGGCCTTTGTGTGTTACAGAGTCTGAACcagccccgcacaaacacacgAGGCCTTGGATGATTATATTCCACGTGAAGAGGCAGGTGCCCCCGAGGTCCAGCACACAGACTGCTCTTTGAAGctgatggagagagatggaagaaCACAAATGCAGGAGAACACTGACCGGAGAGGCAGAAAAAAGGGTTTGTGTGGTAATAAAGGACAGAAAGGATAAAGAGGAGAGACTGTTAAagtgaaaggaggagaggagaaagagggagtgaatgaagagtaaaagagagagagaggaggggctcGAATGACCTTTCACTGTAACCCGTCCATCACTAACTACAACAATCATCTTCTATTTAATGAAGccctttcacattttagatgatttattattattattattattattattattattattattattattattattattattattattattattattattattattattatattattattattattattaatttattattattatatttatgacTTTTCTGTCAGTGCAGTCTTTGTGTTTTCTTCTCGTTCTTTTATTTCTCTGTCAGTCTTTGCTGAGCTTCATGTTTCCTGGTGGTTTTTAGACAAAGGCCCATATCAGACTCATGGACCAGAGGGAGGGACAATAGTTTTCTAAAGCATCGTATCATTTCCATAATCTCTTCAGATACAGATCATGGAGGAGCAGCTAATAGGAGCTCTCAGGCTCTGATGATGCTCCCTGAGGAGACCTCACTGGTGCAGCCGACAGACAGGAGAAACTCACTCATGTGTGGAAACACTCCACAGGGAGCGCTTCATTCAACACGGCCATAACGACCTGCACTAAATCAAACTTTACCGTTCACACTCACACTAATGGAACAGGCACGATCAGAACAGCAGCTTATCAAAGATGGATTTGTGCAGAATACAAAAGCTACAGCAAACTACACTATCAGATAATTCTCCcaattaactaaataaaacctttgtttttatgcatctattattattttggagTCATTTGGACGAGATTATTAGTCATTTGGattagaaatgtattttaacactaaggtaaattattttttaattgtttgagAATGACACTGCAAACACTTAAATGCATAAACTCTGAAAACTCCACCACAGCTGCCAGACTCACTGTTACATGGCAACGATAAACAAATGCACCAAGATGGAGGCTgtgataatgaaaaaacaacactgcAAGTCTCTGACTCTTGTGCTCATCTCGTGATTTGTAATAGACATGATGTAGAGCTGAAAAGAGAACACTCAACTAGGAACATGGATTAATGAGCCAATTCAAACAGTTTTGTTAGTTCTACCTAAAATCTGCACAACTATGGAATAGAATTAttgtataaataataacatcatttgttttttgcttgtcCTGCAGTGAGTTTCTGAGCACTAAACTCACTCGAGCTCTGCCCAAACATCTATAAAACCTTTGTTCAagctatggaaaaaaaaaatctattcctAATTTACAATGTCAGTGAAAATATTGTGTCTTTTTTGTAATGTCATGGCGTCTCAGTGGAGTCTAGCACCACTCTCCCTGccagtctctcctccctccttttcctcaTCCCTCTAAACTGTAATTTCCTTCAAATCCGCACAACCACATGGCATTCCAGCTCGACTCTAAAGGTTGCAGGATTCCAGCTCTTGCTCGTGTGAACCTGTTTCTCTTTTGTAGACTTCTTTGCTTCTCTCTGCTGTGTCGACTGTCTTCATCTCCAGCTCCGCCTCTCTGCTTATCCCATCCATCTGTTGTCATTCCTCGTTCCCTGTGCCTTCGTGTTGCATCTGTCTTGTTCGTTTCATCCTTGTAGCTCACCTGCATGCTTTGCACCTCGATACCTGCTTTTCTTTCCCCCATTTTCccccctgtctcctgtctttCTCCAGTGTGTGATAGGATTAAGGCcccatctgtctgtctctcttgttGAATTTTTTATGTTCCTGGTGCTTTTGCTTTCTTTTTGCACTCATGATCGCTTTTTTCCACATCTTTCTTTATCTCTTTCCTCTGAACTGACAGGCGCTGGCGATACTCTGCCACCATCAGTATGCACAGTCATGGCGCTATGGCTCTACCTCCATTGATTGAACCAAAAGCTAAATATAGCCACGGTTAAGGCTCAGCATCTTTGCCAGGCTGCAAGACGGGGAGGTGGGAGTGTGTATGGAGGAAGCAGGGAAATAAACACTGCAAAATGTAGTAAGAGTGAGGTGTAACATATCATATCATGGCACTGGTACATGATAAAAGTGCAATGTTTATGGAGAATGAAGAGCAAGAAGACTCCAAGAAAAGCCCAACACTGTCATTGCTCAGATTGTTGTAGGATAAAACAATGTGACATCCATTATGTTTCATAACGCAGCACAAATCTAGAGGTACAAGCCGCCAGCATGATGATCAGCGAAGTCAAGCTGCGGCCAAGAGGGAAAGGTGCGAGACAATCCCATGATGACAGACACAAACCTGGCAAGTCAGGAAAAATCAGGACAGACAAGTGAAAACAAACTGAGCTCCGACGGCGAACAGGAAGAAACTAAATCACTGATCCATAAAAGCAATACTCGTAATGCTAAATTCATCTTAAAGGCAAATTTATGGGTGAGAAAATGAATCAGAAACTCGCAGTGTGATCTTCCAAACGAGGGGGTAAAGCaggggctgtccaaactacggctcaGGGGCCAAGTAATccatttttgttggccctcatgctcCTCCTacactggcccaattgatcaggaagtgtttttttttaccacaaactgaagagattctacgtCTTTAAcctgaaaaacatcactttgtattgtgacacagacctaaaaataatcatccaagtcttattaaaggtaaaatgtttgtgttaaatgcaccgtttgactCGCTGTATCGAcactccgcttcaaatatgtttcagtatgagGCCCCTGGGTTCATTTTACATCTGTTAACATTTTGAACTATGCTTGAACCCAGGacatttgcacacacacacgctcttgTACTTTAGACAGTGTGGCCAGACAAAAAGGGAGACGTTTTGTGCTGTAAAACTCTGCATAACAAAGATCCTTGTCCTCACTTTACATTCTCCATCCAGCTCTTTTTCGTGTCATTGAGCGCTGTTCGACCCTGTGCTGCGCTGCTGTTTTGTAAGAGCAGCCTGAGCAGGTATTATTCTCACCAAACCAGCTCTTCATGGTGTATTTCTTATAACAGAGTCTATTAAGTGTTAGTCAATATTTCAGGTGTACGCTCTAATAGGTGGGAAGAAGATGGACTGAGGAAGGAGTTAAGGAAAGAGCAAATAGAGAGAGGAACGGTGCAGgttatttaaaggtgtaatTCACGCACAGAAGGCTGCACTTGTGATGAAAAGACTGCTCTGTAACAGCTGCAGCAGGTGCACATATGGCTCAGTCCTTTTGTGGCAGCAGAAGCCAAGTATTAACATATTGAAATGAACTGATAAAAATGTCTGtcacagcagcagctccagcCCAGAGTCTGTGATGAGCCAGACAGAGACAGTAAGGGCAGAGAGAAGATCCCCTCTTtccactccctcctcttcctctccctctagGGCTCAGGACAGACACGCACTTTGCACAATAAAGCGTGACTGAAATTACAAAACTGTCCGAAATAACtgattataaatacatttttttgtaattttcatgCAGGACCGCGGGGGATTTGAAGCGCAGCAGTACAGGGAACACATTGATTGAAGTTAATCTTAGTCTACTTAGCTGTTTTTCCACTTCTTTAACCTTGAATCACTGCTCAGTTTGCCAGCCCTGGTTCGCAGTGAGGATGCATGGAGGAGACTAGCAGCAGCCTGTAGCTTTTAACAATTTACTCCACAGTGTATgcagatgtttttgtgtgttattgtCCGCGCACAGCCTGTTTGCACTGACACTGGATCAGATAATGGATCCAAACAGGGATGTCACGGGTTTTATATGAGTAGtaacggtgtgtgtgtgtctgcaaaAGATGAACAACCACAGGCAACATACCCCCATCACTTCTTCCCcctcccgtctctctcctcctccccttcgcCTCTCTCTTATCCATCCATCCGagcagcctcctcctcctcctcctccccctctctcctctccctctctcttctctgctcctggaCGGCGGGTTGAGCACGGAGGACCGGACGGAGGACAGGACAGGCGGCTGGATGCACCGGGACTCCCCTGGCCGCGGTTACGCACGGACCCAAAGACGCTGGAGCTGCGTCTTTGGAACATCCTGATAACGCGaaacaagagaagagagaagagagaagaggagcgaCGCGGAGGTAGGCTAACCTGTTGTTTGCCAGTGGAGAAAACGtgtgctttttaaaatgatttgtgcACAGATAAAACAGAGCAAACTAAACCAAAGCGTGATCCAAAGCGCACATGACGcgtcctggtgttttttttccctttgacTCTCTGCACATCCACATTAATTTTGATCACGTTTCGTTTTGTcgtgtgtttttttcctcttcttctcttcagtGTAAGATTCACGCGGATCTGTTGAACGTCCAGCTGTAATAAGGTTAATTGCTGTGGCTCTTTGGGGCCGGTGATGAGCCCGGGGCGGATGGTTCACCGCGCGGCTCGTGGGAAGTGTAAATAAACGCCGTTTGGAGCCATTTATCTGAACACGCTGCAACAATGGCACTGCAGCGTGATATTAACTGCTAGTCAATTACACCcgttcattttaatttacacgAGCGAGATCTAGAGCGCCACCTGGAGCCTGGTGAGGGGAACGTGTCTGTGAGAAGAGGGGATGTGTCCTCTGTCATCAGCTCTCAGTCACACATGGTTTATCATACAATTTGTAAGAAAAAATAGTAAGAAACAGTGATGTGGAGTGGACAGGCCTCACTCTCCTGTCTCGTCTCTGCTGCAGGAGTTTGACCCGGAGCAGACAGCAGCACAT of the Periophthalmus magnuspinnatus isolate fPerMag1 chromosome 8, fPerMag1.2.pri, whole genome shotgun sequence genome contains:
- the atp5mf gene encoding ATP synthase subunit f, mitochondrial: MILCFSLLDPVKMAEKPVPIVEKRLMDVKLGELGTWVGGRDFTPNGIIASLRRGHDRYYNKYINVKKGGIGGVAMLLAGYVALSYLWEYDHIKHDRWRKYH